Proteins from a single region of Bogoriella caseilytica:
- a CDS encoding DUF4118 domain-containing protein — MAQRLLRGDSPGGGLSRARRVAAVVGIVAGLPIVTAGALVLREELALGSLLLVYLLLVVAIAAVGGFLPGVSAALLSFAAANLFLTQPYYTLHIDDRDTVLELVVFVVIAVIVSLVVEFASRERAAYRDRLAEQDAHARELATADAVRTSLLAAVGHDLRTPLAGIKAAASALRQRGVTWRPDQREALLETVEESADRLTRVVSDLLDMSRLQSGGHVTRRESVEVAALVAHTVAGHPRAAVRVDLPEGLPDVCGDAGFFERILDNLVDNARRFSPDESAVEITAAIAAEPAGGPGAQPRESGLVRLAVVDHGPGVPQQDWDRMFLPLQRLHDRSAGGHAGMGLAIARGLAEATGARVFPSPTPGGGLTMTLEMPVVQQ; from the coding sequence GTGGCCCAGAGATTGCTGCGCGGTGACAGCCCGGGGGGCGGGCTCTCCCGTGCTCGACGCGTCGCTGCCGTGGTCGGCATCGTCGCCGGCCTGCCGATAGTGACGGCCGGTGCCCTGGTGCTACGCGAGGAACTGGCGCTGGGAAGCTTGTTGTTGGTGTACCTGTTGCTGGTGGTGGCCATCGCGGCCGTCGGCGGCTTCCTGCCGGGCGTGAGCGCCGCGCTGCTCTCCTTCGCAGCGGCCAACCTGTTCCTGACCCAGCCCTACTACACGCTCCACATCGATGACCGTGACACCGTCCTCGAGCTCGTCGTCTTCGTGGTGATCGCCGTCATCGTCAGCCTCGTGGTCGAGTTCGCCTCGCGGGAGCGGGCCGCCTACCGCGACCGGCTGGCCGAGCAGGATGCCCACGCCCGGGAGCTGGCCACCGCCGACGCAGTCCGGACGTCGCTGCTCGCTGCGGTCGGGCACGACCTCCGCACCCCTTTGGCGGGGATCAAGGCGGCTGCGAGCGCCCTGCGTCAGCGCGGCGTCACCTGGCGGCCCGACCAGCGCGAGGCGCTGCTGGAGACGGTCGAGGAGTCCGCGGATCGCCTCACCCGGGTGGTCAGCGACCTGCTCGACATGAGCCGCCTGCAGTCGGGTGGGCACGTCACCCGACGTGAGTCGGTGGAGGTGGCGGCTCTCGTCGCGCACACGGTTGCCGGCCATCCGCGTGCGGCGGTGCGCGTGGACCTGCCCGAGGGTCTGCCCGACGTCTGCGGGGACGCCGGCTTCTTCGAGCGCATCCTGGACAACCTGGTGGACAACGCCCGGCGTTTCTCACCTGACGAGAGCGCTGTCGAGATCACCGCCGCGATCGCGGCCGAACCCGCCGGTGGGCCGGGGGCACAGCCGCGCGAGTCCGGCCTGGTCCGCCTCGCCGTCGTCGATCACGGGCCAGGAGTCCCCCAGCAGGACTGGGACCGGATGTTCCTGCCTCTCCAGCGGCTGCACGATCGCTCTGCCGGCGGGCATGCGGGCATGGGACTGGCCATCGCACGGGGCCTGGCGGAGGCCACCGGCGCCCGGGTGTTCCCGTCCCCCACTCCAGGCGGCGGGCTCACCATGACTCTGGAGATGCCCGTGGTGCAGCAATGA
- a CDS encoding TrkH family potassium uptake protein, with protein sequence MLRAPHRNIRHRLSPPRLGWKERDRHGIDPRRPVQVVVLAFAISIAAGTSLLLLPMASTDGTTVLQAFFTAVSAICVTGLIVVDTPTHWSVFGQVVIMALIQVGGFGVMTLASVLTLAVSRQLGLHSRLVTTASTRGVQLGEIRGVLVRVFWTTVAVELAVTAILALRWSLGYGETPGRALWLGLFHSISAFNNAGFALFSDSLMPFTADGWIVLPIAGAFLLGGLGFPVLIELYRQHRRPRRWSPQTKLTLLATAVLIPAGTAFVLATEWANPATLGPMNVAEKTLAAFFQGVTPRTAGFNSLEIGEMNTGTWLGMDVLMLIGGGSGGTAGGIKMATVALLGFVIWSELRGDQDVTVFRRRASARNIREAVTVALLAIGAVAGSTLVVALSSPFSLDEILFEVVSAFATVGLSTGITAELSGPHQLLLCALMFLGRLGPITLGTALAMRERKQAFRYPETTMVIG encoded by the coding sequence ATGCTGCGAGCACCGCACCGGAACATCCGCCACCGTCTCTCGCCGCCCCGCCTGGGGTGGAAGGAACGGGACCGGCACGGCATCGATCCGCGCCGTCCCGTGCAGGTCGTGGTCCTCGCCTTCGCCATCAGCATCGCTGCCGGCACGTCATTGCTGCTGCTCCCGATGGCCTCAACGGATGGCACCACAGTGCTGCAGGCCTTCTTCACCGCGGTCTCCGCCATCTGCGTGACCGGGTTGATCGTGGTCGACACTCCCACGCATTGGTCCGTGTTCGGCCAGGTGGTGATCATGGCGTTGATCCAGGTGGGTGGGTTCGGGGTGATGACCCTGGCCTCAGTGCTCACCTTGGCCGTTTCCCGGCAGCTGGGATTGCACAGCCGGCTCGTCACCACCGCGTCAACCCGCGGGGTACAACTCGGTGAGATCCGCGGTGTGCTGGTGCGCGTGTTCTGGACAACGGTCGCCGTGGAGCTGGCGGTGACCGCGATACTGGCGCTGCGGTGGAGCCTCGGTTACGGCGAAACTCCGGGCCGGGCGCTCTGGCTGGGACTCTTCCACTCGATCTCGGCCTTCAACAATGCCGGCTTCGCCCTGTTCTCCGACAGTCTGATGCCTTTCACCGCTGACGGGTGGATCGTGCTGCCCATCGCCGGGGCCTTCCTGCTCGGCGGTCTCGGCTTCCCGGTGCTCATCGAGCTGTACCGCCAGCACCGGCGACCGCGCCGGTGGAGCCCGCAGACCAAGCTCACGCTCCTGGCCACCGCGGTGCTTATCCCTGCCGGCACTGCCTTCGTCCTGGCCACTGAATGGGCCAACCCGGCCACGCTCGGCCCGATGAACGTGGCGGAGAAGACCTTGGCGGCCTTCTTCCAGGGTGTCACTCCGCGCACCGCCGGGTTCAACAGCCTCGAGATCGGCGAGATGAACACGGGGACGTGGCTGGGAATGGACGTTTTGATGCTGATCGGCGGTGGTTCCGGCGGGACGGCCGGTGGCATCAAGATGGCCACGGTGGCGCTGCTGGGCTTCGTCATCTGGTCCGAGTTGCGCGGCGACCAGGACGTCACGGTCTTCCGCCGCCGTGCCTCGGCCCGCAACATCCGCGAGGCGGTGACGGTGGCGCTCCTGGCGATCGGCGCGGTGGCTGGCTCCACCCTGGTGGTCGCACTGAGTTCGCCGTTCAGCCTCGACGAGATCCTCTTCGAGGTGGTCTCGGCCTTCGCCACCGTCGGGCTCTCCACCGGTATCACGGCCGAGTTGTCCGGGCCCCACCAGCTTCTGCTGTGCGCGCTGATGTTCCTCGGCCGCCTCGGGCCGATCACCTTGGGCACGGCGCTGGCCATGCGCGAGCGGAAGCAGGCCTTCCGCTACCCGGAGACCACCATGGTCATCGGCTGA
- the pstB gene encoding phosphate ABC transporter ATP-binding protein PstB — protein sequence MRRSPHPENAGGGGHPGIQVTAREPEAGASQDAGVPVFELQDASVRYGSFTAVKGVSMDIPRREITAFIGPSGCGKSTLLRSFNRMNDLIPGASVGGTFRYNGEDIYAPEVDPVEVRRRIGMVFQKPNPFPKSIYDNVAFGPRLNGHRGSMDDLVEESLRKAFLWDEVKDKLKDSGFSLSGGQQQRLCIARAIAVSPEVILMDEPCSALDPIATLKIEDLMREMRNEYTIVIVTHNMQQAARVSDRTAFLTVDIDDQAGERTGALVEYDLTSTIFSNASDKRTEDYITGRFG from the coding sequence ATGAGACGCAGCCCCCACCCGGAGAACGCGGGCGGCGGAGGCCACCCGGGCATTCAGGTCACTGCACGGGAGCCGGAGGCCGGCGCCTCGCAGGATGCCGGCGTCCCCGTCTTCGAACTGCAGGACGCCTCGGTTCGCTACGGGTCCTTCACCGCGGTCAAGGGCGTCTCCATGGACATCCCGCGGCGGGAGATCACCGCGTTCATCGGGCCCAGTGGCTGCGGCAAGTCCACGCTGCTGCGGTCCTTCAACCGGATGAACGACCTCATTCCGGGTGCCAGTGTGGGCGGTACTTTCCGCTACAACGGCGAGGACATCTACGCCCCAGAGGTCGACCCCGTCGAGGTGCGCCGCCGGATCGGCATGGTCTTCCAGAAGCCCAACCCGTTCCCGAAGTCCATCTACGACAACGTCGCGTTCGGCCCGCGGCTGAACGGTCACCGCGGCAGCATGGACGACCTCGTGGAGGAGTCCCTGCGCAAGGCCTTCCTATGGGACGAGGTCAAGGACAAGCTGAAGGACTCCGGATTCTCGCTCTCCGGTGGCCAGCAGCAGCGCCTGTGCATTGCACGTGCCATCGCCGTCAGCCCTGAGGTGATCCTCATGGACGAGCCCTGCTCGGCACTCGACCCCATCGCCACGCTGAAGATCGAAGACCTCATGCGCGAGATGCGCAACGAATACACGATCGTCATCGTCACGCACAACATGCAGCAGGCGGCCCGCGTCTCCGACCGGACCGCCTTCCTCACGGTCGACATCGATGACCAGGCGGGCGAGCGCACCGGCGCCCTCGTTGAGTACGACCTCACCAGCACGATCTTCTCGAATGCGTCCGACAAGCGGACCGAGGACTACATCACCGGCCGTTTCGGCTGA
- a CDS encoding response regulator has product MIRLLLVEDDPALVRTLVIVLEAHGYAVRAVTDGRSALSAVREQQPDLVVLDLGLPDLDGLDLVETVRPWYRAPILVLSARDAETTKVHALRAGADDYVTKPFGVEELLARIEALLRRSDPASDTVRSGDLAVDLAAHRVERDGDEVHLTPTEWRMLEVLVRARGALVSQQALLQTVWGPQYARETNYLRVYLAQLRHKLEDDPARPRHLLTEPGAGYRFR; this is encoded by the coding sequence ATGATCAGGTTGCTTCTGGTCGAGGATGACCCGGCACTCGTGCGCACACTCGTGATCGTCCTCGAAGCGCACGGCTACGCGGTCCGCGCCGTCACCGACGGGCGGAGCGCGCTGTCCGCCGTGCGTGAGCAGCAACCGGACCTCGTCGTCCTCGATCTGGGCCTGCCCGATCTCGACGGCCTCGATCTGGTGGAGACTGTGCGCCCGTGGTACCGGGCGCCGATCCTGGTGCTCTCCGCGCGGGACGCCGAGACCACGAAGGTTCACGCCCTGCGTGCCGGAGCCGATGACTACGTCACCAAGCCCTTTGGCGTGGAGGAGCTCCTGGCGCGGATCGAAGCTCTGCTGCGCCGCAGCGATCCTGCCTCAGACACAGTGCGCTCCGGCGATCTGGCGGTTGACCTCGCGGCCCACAGGGTGGAGCGAGATGGCGACGAGGTCCACCTGACGCCGACGGAATGGCGAATGCTCGAGGTGCTGGTGCGCGCCCGCGGGGCGCTCGTCTCGCAGCAAGCGCTGCTCCAGACCGTCTGGGGCCCGCAGTACGCGCGGGAGACCAACTATCTCCGGGTCTACCTCGCACAACTGCGCCACAAGCTGGAAGACGATCCGGCACGCCCCCGGCACCTCCTCACTGAGCCTGGGGCCGGCTACCGCTTCCGGTAG